The following are encoded in a window of Palaemon carinicauda isolate YSFRI2023 chromosome 31, ASM3689809v2, whole genome shotgun sequence genomic DNA:
- the LOC137624831 gene encoding trichohyalin-like translates to MCYSNKNEEQNIWLQQETECVSPKRNRMCFSNKKQNVFLQQEQNVSLQQETECVAPTRTECVAPTRNRMCFSNKNRMCRSNKKQNVSLQQEQNVSLQQETECVAPTRTECVAPTRNRMCRSNKNRMCRSKNRMCRSNKKQNVSLQQEQNVSLQQETECVAPTRTECVAPTRNRMCRSNKNRMCRSNKKQNVSLQQEQNVSLQQETECVSPTRTECVAPTRNRMCRSNKNRMCRSNKNRMCPLQQETECVAPTRTECVAPTRNRMCRSNKKQNVFLQQGTKCIAPTRNRMYFSNKRQNVCLQQETDVFLQQETECIAPTRNRMYCSNKRQNVWLQQETECVSPTRNRMYCSNKKQNVSLQQEQNESLQQETECVSPTRTECVAPTRTECVAPTRNRMCRSNKNRMCRSNKKQNVSLQQEQNVSLQQETECVAPTRNRMCFSNKEQNVLLPQETECISQTRDRMFVSNKKQMCFSNKKQNVLLPQETECIAQTRDRMFGSNKKQNVFLQQETECIAQTRDRMFGSNKKQNVFLQQETECIAQTRNRMCRSNKNRMSRSNKKQNVSLQQEQNVSLQQETECVAPTRTECVAPTRNRMCRSNKNIMYCSNKKQNVWLQQETECVSPTRNRMCFSNKNRMYFSNKKQNVSLQQETECVAPTRNRMYCSNKKQNVSLQQETECVAPTRNRMCRSNKKQNVLLQQGTECISPTRNRMCRSNKKQNVLLQQGTECIAPTRNRMCRSNKKQNVFLQQETECVSPTRTETECVSPTRTETECVSPTRNRMYR, encoded by the coding sequence ATGTGTTACTCCAACAAGAACGAAGAACAGAATATTTGGCTCCAACAAGAAACAGAATGTGTTTCTCCAAAAAGGAACAGAATGTGTTTCTCCAACAAGAAACAGAATGTGTTTCTCCAACAAGAACAGAATGTGTCGCTCCAACAAGAAACAGAATGTGTCGCTCCAACAAGAACAGAATGTGTCGCTCCAACAAGAAACAGAATGTGTTTCTCCAACAAGAACAGAATGTGTCGCTCCAACAAGAAACAGAATGTGTCGCTCCAACAAGAACAGAATGTGTCGCTCCAACAAGAAACAGAATGTGTCGCTCCAACAAGAACAGAATGTGTCGCTCCAACAAGAAACAGAATGTGTCGCTCCAACAAGAACAGAATGTGTCGCTCCAAGAACAGAATGTGTCGCTCCAACAAGAAACAGAATGTGTCTCTCCAACAAGAACAGAATGTGTCGCTCCAACAAGAAACAGAATGTGTCGCTCCAACAAGAACAGAATGTGTCGCTCCAACAAGAAACAGAATGTGTCGCTCCAACAAGAACAGAATGTGTCGCTCCAACAAGAAACAGAATGTGTCGCTCCAACAAGAACAGAATGTGTCGCTCCAACAAGAAACAGAATGTGTCTCTCCAACAAGAACAGAATGTGTCGCTCCAACAAGAAACAGAATGTGTCGCTCCAACAAGAACAGAATGTGTCGCTCCAACAAGAACAGAATGTGTCCGCTCCAACAAGAAACAGAATGTGTCGCTCCAACAAGAACAGAATGTGTCGCTCCAACAAGAAACAGAATGTGTCGCTCCAACAAGAAACAGAATGTGTTTCTCCAACAAGGAACAAAATGTATTGCTCCCACAAGAAACAGAATGTATTTCTCAAACAAGAGACAGAATGTTTGTCTCCAACAAGAAACAGATGTGTTTCTCCAACAAGAAACAGAATGTATTGCTCCCACAAGAAACAGAATGTATTGCTCAAACAAGAGACAGAATGTTTGGCTCCAACAAGAAACAGAATGTGTTTCTCCAACAAGAAACAGAATGTATTGCTCAAACAAGAAACAGAATGTGTCGCTCCAACAAGAACAGAATGAGTCGCTCCAACAAGAAACAGAATGTGTCTCTCCAACAAGAACAGAATGTGTCGCTCCAACAAGAACAGAATGTGTCGCTCCAACAAGAAACAGAATGTGTCGCTCCAACAAGAACAGAATGTGTCGCTCCAACAAGAAACAGAATGTGTCGCTCCAACAAGAACAGAATGTGTCGCTCCAACAAGAAACAGAATGTGTCGCTCCAACAAGAAACAGAATGTGTTTCTCCAACAAGGAACAAAATGTATTGCTCCCACAAGAAACAGAATGTATTTCTCAAACAAGAGACAGAATGTTTGTCTCCAACAAGAAACAGATGTGTTTCTCCAACAAGAAACAGAATGTATTGCTCCCACAAGAAACAGAATGTATTGCTCAAACAAGAGACAGAATGTTTGGCTCCAACAAGAAACAGAATGTGTTTCTCCAACAAGAAACAGAATGTATTGCTCAAACAAGAGACAGAATGTTTGGCTCCAACAAGAAACAGAATGTGTTTCTCCAACAAGAAACAGAATGTATTGCTCAAACAAGAAACAGAATGTGTCGCTCCAACAAGAACAGAATGAGTCGCTCCAACAAGAAACAGAATGTGTCGCTCCAACAAGAACAGAATGTGTCGCTCCAACAAGAAACAGAATGTGTCGCTCCAACAAGAACAGAATGTGTCGCTCCAACAAGAAACAGAATGTGTCGCTCCAACAAGAACATAATGTATTGCTCCAACAAGAAACAGAATGTTTGGCTCCAACAAGAAACAGAATGTGTTTCTCCAACAAGAAACAGAATGTGTTTCTCCAACAAGAACAGAATGTATTTCTCCAACAAGAAACAGAATGTGTCGCTCCAACAAGAAACAGAATGTGTTGCTCCAACAAGGAACAGAATGTATTGCTCCAACAAGAAACAGAATGTGTCGCTCCAACAAGAAACAGAATGTGTTGCTCCAACAAGGAACAGAATGTGTCGCTCCAACAAGAAACAGAATGTGTTGCTCCAACAAGGAACAGAATGTATTTCTCCAACAAGAAACAGAATGTGTCGCTCCAACAAGAAACAGAATGTGTTGCTCCAACAAGGAACAGAATGTATTGCTCCAACAAGAAACAGAATGTGTCGCTCCAACAAGAAACAGAATGTGTTTCTCCAACAAGAAACAGAATGTGTTTCTCCAACAAGAACAGAAACAGAATGTGTTTCTCCAACAAGAACAGAAACAGAATGTGTTTCTCCAACAAGAAACAGAATGTATCGCTAA